One segment of Thermosynechococcus sp. HN-54 DNA contains the following:
- the cphA gene encoding cyanophycin synthetase, with translation MKILKLQTLRGPNYWSIRRHKLIVMRLDLEEVANTPSNQIPGFVDGLVRVLPSLYNHFCSLDYEGGFLTRLREGTYLGHVVEHVALELQELAGMPVGFGRTRETSTPGVYQVVYEYQVEEAGRYAGRAAVRLCQSIIDTGTYPQRELDQDLADLRELKAKASLGPSTEAIVREAEARNIPWFELSSRSIIQLGYGARSHRMQATLSDRSGILAVELAGDKEGAKRLLQDAGIPVPKGTVVRYIEDLPEAIEDIGGYPIVIKPLNGNHGRGITIDINSLEEAEEAFEIASSVSKSVIVERYHAGRDFRVLVVNGKVVAVAERVPAHVIGDGRSTIEELIEKTNQDPQRGDGHDNILTRIEVNHDTWTLLEKQGYTLNTVLQPGEICYLRATANLSTGGIAVDRTDEIHPENVWICQRAARIIGLDIAGIDVVSPDISQPLPKVGGVIVEVNAAPGFRMHTNPSQGIARNVAEPVLNMLFPPGTPCRIPIFAITGTNGKTTTTRLIAHICKQTGQTVGYTTTDGIYIGDYLVEKGDTTGPQSAQLILQDPTVEIAVLETARGGILRSGLGFDHCDVGVVLNVQADHLGLGDIDTVEQLADLKAVVVESAWPNGYAVLNADDPLVAGMARQVKAQVAYFSMNPHNPLIRQHIQQGGLAAVYENGYLSILKGDWTLRIEQAENVPITLGGRASFMIANALAASLAAFAHGISIEHIRAALRTFRTSVEQTPGRMNLFDLGQFSVLVDYAHNPAGYEAIGEFVQKWPGQRIGVVGGPGDRRDQDLEQLGELSAKIFDWIIIKEDDDTRGRPRGDAAYWIERGIHHHSVQRQYDIIHDEVAAIQFALDRAPQGSLVVIFPADVSRTIQLIRQHHQRLQGETTNGFHSEGMPTSGDLNPSISH, from the coding sequence ATGAAGATTCTCAAATTACAAACGCTGCGGGGTCCCAATTACTGGAGCATTCGGCGTCATAAGCTGATTGTCATGCGTTTAGATCTAGAAGAGGTGGCCAACACCCCCTCCAATCAGATTCCCGGCTTTGTGGATGGCTTGGTGCGGGTTTTACCCAGTCTCTACAATCATTTCTGTTCCCTTGACTATGAAGGGGGCTTTCTCACCCGCCTTCGCGAAGGCACCTACCTTGGTCATGTGGTTGAGCATGTCGCCCTTGAACTGCAAGAACTAGCAGGCATGCCCGTTGGTTTTGGCCGCACCCGCGAGACCTCAACGCCGGGGGTGTATCAAGTAGTCTATGAATACCAAGTGGAAGAAGCGGGTCGCTATGCCGGCCGCGCAGCGGTACGACTGTGCCAGAGCATTATTGATACGGGCACCTATCCCCAGCGCGAACTGGATCAGGATCTCGCCGATCTCCGCGAGTTGAAAGCCAAAGCCTCCCTAGGCCCGAGTACGGAAGCGATTGTCCGCGAGGCGGAAGCCCGTAATATTCCTTGGTTTGAGTTGAGCAGTCGCTCGATTATTCAATTGGGTTATGGTGCCCGCAGTCATCGCATGCAAGCCACCTTAAGCGATCGCAGTGGCATCTTGGCCGTTGAACTGGCAGGGGACAAAGAAGGCGCAAAGCGACTGCTTCAGGATGCCGGAATTCCTGTGCCCAAGGGAACCGTCGTCCGCTACATTGAAGACCTCCCCGAAGCCATTGAAGACATCGGTGGCTACCCGATTGTCATTAAACCCCTCAACGGCAACCACGGTCGGGGGATTACGATTGACATCAACAGCCTAGAAGAAGCCGAAGAAGCCTTTGAAATTGCCAGCAGCGTCTCCAAATCAGTGATTGTCGAACGCTATCATGCGGGTCGCGACTTTCGGGTCCTAGTGGTCAATGGCAAAGTAGTTGCTGTGGCTGAACGGGTACCAGCCCATGTCATTGGCGATGGCCGCTCCACCATCGAAGAACTCATTGAGAAAACCAACCAAGACCCGCAGCGGGGAGATGGTCACGATAATATCCTCACCCGCATTGAGGTCAATCACGACACTTGGACACTCTTGGAAAAACAGGGCTATACCCTGAATACGGTCTTGCAGCCGGGGGAAATTTGCTATCTGCGCGCCACGGCGAACCTGAGTACCGGTGGCATTGCCGTCGATCGCACCGATGAAATTCACCCCGAAAATGTTTGGATTTGCCAGCGAGCGGCTCGGATCATTGGTCTCGATATTGCGGGGATTGACGTTGTCAGCCCCGATATTAGTCAGCCCCTGCCTAAAGTTGGCGGTGTGATTGTCGAGGTCAATGCTGCTCCCGGCTTTCGCATGCACACGAACCCCAGCCAAGGAATTGCCCGCAATGTCGCTGAACCGGTGTTGAATATGCTCTTTCCACCGGGAACCCCCTGCCGCATCCCCATCTTTGCGATTACGGGTACCAATGGTAAAACAACGACCACCCGCCTCATTGCCCATATCTGCAAACAAACGGGGCAAACTGTTGGCTACACCACCACAGACGGCATCTACATTGGTGACTATTTGGTGGAAAAAGGAGACACCACCGGCCCCCAAAGTGCCCAACTGATCCTGCAAGACCCCACGGTTGAAATTGCTGTCCTAGAAACAGCACGCGGTGGTATTCTCCGCTCCGGCTTGGGCTTTGACCACTGTGATGTCGGGGTGGTGCTCAATGTGCAGGCTGACCACCTTGGCCTTGGCGATATTGACACTGTTGAACAATTAGCCGATTTGAAGGCCGTGGTGGTGGAATCCGCTTGGCCGAATGGCTATGCGGTGTTGAATGCCGATGACCCCCTAGTGGCGGGAATGGCACGCCAAGTCAAAGCCCAAGTGGCCTATTTCTCGATGAACCCCCACAATCCACTCATTCGACAGCACATTCAGCAGGGGGGACTCGCCGCTGTTTATGAAAATGGCTATCTCTCCATTTTGAAAGGGGACTGGACCCTACGGATTGAACAGGCAGAAAATGTGCCCATTACCCTTGGCGGTCGCGCTAGCTTTATGATTGCCAATGCCCTCGCTGCCAGTCTAGCCGCCTTTGCCCACGGCATCAGTATTGAGCATATTCGCGCTGCCTTAAGGACATTCCGCACCTCCGTAGAACAAACCCCCGGTCGGATGAACCTCTTTGATTTGGGGCAATTTAGTGTCTTGGTGGACTATGCCCACAATCCGGCAGGATATGAGGCCATTGGTGAATTTGTCCAAAAATGGCCGGGGCAGCGCATTGGTGTCGTCGGTGGGCCGGGCGATCGCCGCGATCAAGACTTGGAGCAACTAGGAGAACTCTCGGCGAAAATCTTTGACTGGATCATTATCAAAGAAGACGATGATACCCGCGGCCGGCCTCGCGGCGATGCCGCCTATTGGATTGAACGGGGGATACATCACCACAGTGTCCAACGGCAGTACGACATCATCCATGACGAGGTGGCTGCGATTCAATTTGCTCTTGATCGTGCTCCCCAAGGCTCCTTGGTGGTGATTTTCCCCGCTGACGTGAGCCGCACGATTCAACTGATTCGCCAGCATCATCAACGGCTGCAAGGGGAAACAACCAATGGCTTTCACAGTGAGGGAATGCCGACCAGTGGTGATCTCAACCCCTCCATCTCTCACTAA